One Halostella salina genomic region harbors:
- a CDS encoding cobyric acid synthase: MTRTILVAGTASHVGKSTVVAGLCRLLAQRGIDVAPFKAQNMSNNARAVPTAGDDADGYGEVGVSQWVQARAAGVPATTDHNPVLLKPRGEGESQLVVHGEAVGHYAAGDYYEDHWETARSAAVESHRRLAAEHDVVVAEGAGSIAEINLHDRDLANVETARFADAEVLLVADIERGGVFASLVGTLELLPVDVRERVVGCVINKFRGDESLLDPGIDEFEERTDVPILGVLPYEDPGLPAEDSLSLPPVGERAVRGADDGVADARAVTVAVPRTPRISNVTDLEPLAREPGVRVAYVPPDAELTDADAVVLPGSKNTVDDLLTLRDAGFGEALTAFDGPVVGLCGGYQMLGERIENAGVERATDGADAVSGFGLLPVVTEFSRKKRVTSVSRRLHGVGPLAGANATVEGYEIHAGETRAVGPVERPFDGRGAARGSVLGTYLHGLFDSAAARAALVDPLFEGERPPTPVQSPYDAAAELVGSVLPPARFGIGRQKGD; this comes from the coding sequence ATGACGCGGACGATACTCGTCGCCGGCACCGCCTCCCACGTCGGCAAGAGCACGGTCGTTGCGGGCCTCTGCCGCCTGCTCGCGCAACGCGGGATCGACGTCGCCCCGTTCAAGGCCCAGAACATGAGCAACAACGCCCGGGCGGTGCCGACCGCCGGCGACGACGCCGACGGGTACGGCGAGGTCGGCGTCTCCCAGTGGGTGCAGGCCCGCGCCGCCGGGGTGCCCGCGACGACCGACCACAACCCCGTCCTGCTGAAGCCCCGCGGCGAGGGCGAGAGCCAACTCGTCGTCCACGGCGAGGCGGTCGGCCACTACGCGGCCGGCGACTACTACGAGGATCACTGGGAGACCGCCCGGAGCGCCGCGGTCGAGTCCCACCGGCGGCTGGCGGCCGAACACGACGTGGTCGTCGCGGAGGGCGCTGGCTCCATCGCCGAGATCAACCTCCACGACCGCGACCTGGCGAACGTCGAGACCGCCCGCTTCGCCGACGCCGAGGTCCTCCTCGTCGCGGACATCGAGCGCGGCGGCGTGTTCGCCAGCCTCGTCGGCACGCTCGAACTGCTCCCCGTCGACGTGCGAGAGCGCGTGGTGGGCTGCGTCATCAACAAGTTCCGCGGCGACGAGTCGCTGCTCGACCCGGGGATCGACGAGTTCGAGGAGCGCACCGACGTCCCGATACTCGGCGTCCTCCCGTACGAGGACCCCGGCCTGCCGGCCGAGGACAGCCTCTCGCTGCCGCCCGTCGGCGAGCGCGCGGTCCGCGGGGCCGACGACGGCGTCGCCGACGCCCGGGCGGTCACCGTCGCGGTCCCACGGACGCCGCGGATCTCGAACGTCACGGACCTCGAACCCCTCGCCCGCGAACCCGGCGTCCGCGTCGCCTACGTCCCACCGGACGCGGAACTGACCGACGCCGACGCGGTCGTTCTCCCGGGGTCGAAAAACACCGTCGACGACCTGCTCACGCTCCGCGACGCGGGCTTTGGCGAGGCCCTGACGGCGTTCGACGGCCCCGTCGTCGGCCTCTGTGGCGGCTACCAGATGCTCGGCGAGCGGATCGAGAACGCAGGCGTCGAGCGGGCGACCGACGGCGCGGACGCCGTCTCCGGCTTCGGCCTCCTGCCGGTCGTCACCGAGTTCTCGCGGAAAAAGCGGGTGACCAGCGTGTCCCGCCGGCTCCACGGTGTCGGGCCGCTCGCCGGCGCAAACGCGACGGTCGAGGGGTACGAGATCCACGCCGGCGAGACCCGTGCCGTCGGCCCCGTCGAGCGGCCGTTCGACGGTCGCGGTGCCGCACGCGGGAGCGTCCTCGGGACCTATCTCCACGGCCTGTTCGACAGCGCCGCCGCCCGGGCAGCGCTGGTCGACCCGCTGTTCGAGGGCGAGCGCCCGCCCACCCCGGTACAGTCGCCGTACGACGCCGCCGCCGAACTGGTCGGGAGCGTCCTCCCGCCCGCCCGGTTCGGGATCGGCCGTCAGAAGGGCGATTGA
- a CDS encoding adenosylcobinamide amidohydrolase gives MFETAVSEGVTRLRRPGTRWLSTGFDGGERVADAAYNVTVPEGWDRTDLAAYVAERRAEAGFDGDADGPALLTGVAQRHARGARAGPVEAVATAGLSNPAPLVGGSGTGRDPEPADGDAPDTPPTGTVNVVVGTARSLAPGALPNLVAVAAEAKAATLLRETGFPGTTTDAVVAACDPDGERAAFSGSGTEVGRAARACVRDALRASLQSRYADEATPESVADARHGVEPLGETEVFEP, from the coding sequence ATGTTTGAGACGGCCGTCAGCGAGGGTGTCACGCGGCTCCGCCGGCCCGGGACGCGCTGGCTCAGCACCGGCTTCGACGGCGGCGAGCGCGTCGCCGACGCCGCGTACAACGTGACCGTCCCGGAGGGGTGGGACCGGACGGACTTGGCGGCCTACGTCGCGGAGCGCCGCGCCGAGGCGGGGTTCGACGGGGACGCAGACGGCCCCGCACTACTGACCGGCGTCGCCCAGCGCCACGCTCGCGGTGCTCGGGCCGGCCCGGTCGAGGCCGTCGCCACCGCGGGGCTGTCGAACCCCGCGCCGCTGGTCGGCGGGAGCGGCACAGGCAGGGATCCCGAACCGGCGGACGGCGACGCCCCCGACACCCCGCCGACGGGCACCGTCAACGTCGTCGTCGGCACGGCGCGCTCGCTCGCGCCCGGCGCGCTCCCGAACCTCGTCGCCGTCGCCGCGGAGGCCAAGGCGGCGACGCTCCTGCGGGAGACGGGCTTTCCCGGCACGACGACGGACGCCGTCGTCGCGGCCTGCGACCCCGACGGCGAGCGCGCCGCGTTCTCCGGGAGCGGGACCGAGGTCGGCCGGGCCGCGCGGGCCTGCGTCCGCGACGCCCTCCGCGCGAGCCTCCAGTCGCGGTACGCCGACGAGGCGACCCCGGAGTCCGTGGCCGACGCCCGGCACGGCGTCGAACCGCTCGGGGAGACGGAGGTGTTCGAGCCGTGA
- a CDS encoding nucleotide-binding protein has product MVEAFAVASGKGGTGKTTSTLALGMALAEDHDVTVVDADTGLANLLFHAGLADVDVTLHDLLLSETDAGVEDATYDRFGMRVVPCGTSLADFEAADPTRLRDVVAALAADADVLLLDSPAALGSKSAVLPVVLADRIVTVLQPTIPALSDALKVGEYARSYGTGSAGVLFNKVRDEGSVERVAERTEEYFDGPTLATVPESEAVHDARDAGEPLLAHAPDSPAAAAFREAADALTVRSGDSDAVADRFRSAVVPDRP; this is encoded by the coding sequence ATGGTCGAGGCGTTCGCGGTGGCAAGCGGGAAGGGCGGAACCGGGAAGACGACGAGCACGCTGGCGCTCGGGATGGCGCTGGCCGAGGACCACGACGTGACCGTCGTCGACGCCGACACCGGTCTCGCGAACCTGCTGTTTCACGCCGGACTGGCCGACGTCGACGTGACGCTCCACGACCTCCTGCTGTCGGAGACCGACGCCGGGGTCGAGGACGCCACCTACGACCGGTTCGGGATGCGGGTCGTGCCCTGTGGGACGAGCCTCGCGGATTTCGAGGCGGCCGACCCGACGCGGCTCCGCGACGTGGTGGCGGCGCTCGCAGCCGACGCGGACGTGCTGCTGCTCGACTCCCCGGCCGCGCTGGGGTCGAAAAGCGCCGTCCTCCCGGTCGTGCTCGCGGACCGGATCGTCACCGTCCTCCAGCCGACGATCCCCGCGCTGTCGGACGCGCTGAAGGTCGGCGAGTACGCCCGGTCGTACGGCACGGGGAGCGCGGGCGTCCTGTTCAACAAGGTGCGCGACGAGGGAAGCGTCGAGCGCGTCGCCGAGCGCACCGAGGAGTACTTCGACGGGCCGACGCTGGCGACGGTGCCGGAGAGCGAGGCGGTCCACGACGCACGGGACGCCGGCGAGCCGCTGCTGGCACACGCCCCCGACTCGCCCGCCGCCGCGGCGTTCCGCGAGGCGGCCGACGCGCTGACCGTCCGATCCGGCGACTCGGACGCCGTCGCGGACCGCTTCCGGAGCGCCGTCGTCCCCGACCGGCCATGA
- the cobD gene encoding threonine-phosphate decarboxylase CobD has protein sequence MNPDAAAEVGRVPHGGSDDPDLVDFSANVNPERPPGTVEAYREAFDEVGRYPDDGYPAFRAAAADAVGCEPDRVVPTAGGLEGIRLAVETSVSAGDSVLVPAPSFGEYAREVRLQGAEPSFVATESVLDADPAPHALAVVCNPNNPTGEAFDDADLRDYAARCRETGTTLLVDEAFLGFTERPSLAGTDGVVVARSLTKLYGTPGLRAGFAVATGDLLDRLAAARRAWTLGAPAAAVGAHCLRQREFVAETRDRVERERERLRGALGERFDVRPSAAPFLLVDVGERDVAELVAGLRERGVAVRDATTFRGLDSHVRVAVRTPDENDLLVEAMRDV, from the coding sequence GTGAACCCCGACGCCGCGGCCGAGGTCGGTCGGGTCCCACACGGCGGGAGCGACGATCCGGACCTCGTGGACTTCAGCGCGAACGTCAACCCCGAGCGCCCGCCCGGCACGGTCGAGGCCTACCGCGAGGCGTTCGACGAGGTGGGGCGCTACCCGGACGACGGGTATCCGGCGTTCCGCGCGGCCGCGGCCGACGCCGTCGGCTGCGAACCGGACCGCGTCGTGCCGACCGCCGGCGGGCTGGAGGGGATCCGGCTGGCGGTCGAGACGAGCGTGAGCGCTGGTGACTCGGTCCTCGTGCCCGCGCCGAGCTTCGGCGAGTACGCCCGCGAGGTGCGGCTCCAGGGCGCGGAGCCGTCGTTCGTCGCCACCGAGTCGGTGCTCGACGCCGACCCCGCACCCCACGCGCTGGCGGTCGTCTGCAACCCGAACAACCCGACCGGCGAGGCGTTCGACGACGCCGACCTGCGTGACTACGCCGCGCGCTGCCGCGAGACCGGGACGACGCTGCTCGTCGACGAGGCCTTTCTCGGCTTCACCGAGCGCCCGTCGCTGGCCGGGACCGACGGCGTCGTCGTCGCGCGCTCGCTGACGAAGCTGTACGGGACGCCCGGCCTCCGGGCCGGCTTCGCCGTCGCGACGGGCGACCTGCTGGACCGGCTGGCGGCCGCCCGCCGCGCCTGGACGCTCGGCGCGCCCGCGGCGGCGGTCGGGGCCCACTGCCTGCGGCAGCGCGAGTTCGTCGCCGAGACGCGGGACCGCGTCGAGCGCGAGCGGGAGCGACTCCGCGGGGCGCTCGGCGAGCGGTTCGACGTGCGGCCGTCCGCGGCCCCGTTCCTGCTCGTCGACGTGGGCGAACGCGACGTGGCGGAGCTGGTTGCGGGGCTGCGCGAGCGGGGCGTCGCCGTCCGCGACGCGACGACGTTCCGCGGGCTGGACTCGCACGTCCGCGTTGCCGTCCGGACGCCGGACGAGAACGACCTGCTAGTGGAGGCGATGCGGGATGTTTGA
- a CDS encoding cobyrinic acid a,c-diamide synthase — protein sequence MRGVALGGTASGVGKTVATLATLRALDAAGYDPRSAKAGPDFIDPSHHAAVTGRPSRTLDPWLEGEDGLRRNYWRGADGDDEVCVVEGMMGLYDGDAASTAAVAAALDLPVVLVVDASAGMESVAATALGFREYAARTDADPDVAGVLAQQAHGGRHEAGIREALPDELAYLGRVPPDDALELPERHLGLHGGREVTVPEDALDAAAETVRAERLVDLARTPPRPESPEPARPARDRTVAVARDDVFRFIYPATVERLRERAEVTTFAPTAGDDLPECDGVYLPGGYPELHAADLAASPALTALADRAAEGLPVFGECGGLMALARSLTTADGDEHTMAGVLPADVEMSERYRALDHVELRAREGTLTAAAGDALRGHEFHYSECDPDRDARFAFEVVRGDGIDGERDGLTEYRTLGTYAHVHPESGAFDEFVDAL from the coding sequence GTGAGAGGCGTCGCGCTCGGCGGCACCGCCTCGGGCGTCGGCAAGACCGTGGCGACGCTGGCGACGCTCCGCGCGCTCGACGCGGCGGGGTACGACCCACGCTCCGCGAAGGCCGGACCGGACTTCATCGACCCGAGCCACCACGCGGCCGTCACGGGTCGCCCCTCGCGGACGCTGGACCCGTGGCTGGAAGGGGAGGACGGCCTCCGCCGGAACTACTGGCGCGGCGCTGACGGCGACGACGAGGTCTGCGTCGTCGAGGGGATGATGGGGCTGTACGACGGCGACGCCGCGAGCACGGCGGCCGTCGCGGCGGCGCTCGACCTCCCGGTCGTCCTCGTCGTCGACGCGTCGGCCGGCATGGAGAGCGTCGCCGCCACGGCGCTCGGGTTCCGCGAGTACGCCGCGCGGACGGACGCGGACCCGGACGTGGCGGGCGTTCTCGCCCAGCAGGCCCACGGGGGCCGCCACGAGGCAGGGATCCGCGAGGCGCTGCCCGACGAACTGGCGTATCTCGGCCGGGTCCCGCCGGACGACGCGCTCGAACTGCCCGAGCGCCACCTCGGCCTGCACGGCGGGCGCGAGGTGACGGTCCCGGAGGACGCGCTGGACGCCGCCGCAGAGACGGTTCGTGCGGAGCGGCTGGTCGACCTGGCGCGGACGCCGCCCCGTCCCGAGTCCCCGGAGCCGGCGCGGCCCGCCCGCGACCGCACAGTCGCCGTCGCGCGGGACGACGTGTTCCGGTTCATCTATCCGGCGACGGTCGAGCGCCTGCGCGAGCGGGCCGAGGTGACCACGTTCGCGCCGACAGCCGGCGACGACCTGCCCGAGTGCGACGGCGTCTACCTCCCCGGCGGCTACCCGGAGCTGCACGCGGCGGACCTCGCGGCGAGTCCCGCGCTGACGGCGCTCGCCGACCGCGCCGCCGAGGGCCTGCCGGTGTTCGGCGAGTGCGGCGGGCTGATGGCCCTGGCGCGCTCGCTGACGACCGCGGACGGCGACGAGCACACGATGGCCGGCGTCCTCCCGGCGGACGTGGAGATGTCCGAGCGCTACCGGGCGCTGGACCACGTCGAACTCCGGGCGCGGGAGGGGACGCTGACCGCGGCCGCGGGCGACGCGCTCCGGGGCCACGAGTTCCACTACTCGGAGTGCGACCCGGACCGCGACGCCCGGTTCGCGTTCGAGGTGGTTCGCGGCGACGGGATCGACGGCGAGCGTGACGGGCTGACCGAGTACCGGACGCTCGGCACGTACGCCCACGTCCACCCGGAGAGCGGCGCGTTCGACGAATTCGTCGACGCACTGTGA
- a CDS encoding RNA-guided endonuclease InsQ/TnpB family protein, with product MEYRRTAVIKLDTPEGADTLLRETVEQFKYCANTASEWCWHGDDGYHVTSKAKAERALYDQLREDTELTANLVQKGIRQAVESVKSGVERLKNDKESSRPTFTADTAVYDKRSATFHRDHVSLSTPDGRIECDYILPDDAETPPTKYVANEEYEFRRATLHRRDGDWYLHASMLKEEEDGDDTEPTTGHRTVLGVDLGVNQLAVASTGRFWSADEFNHWKREYEKRRGDLQQCGTHAAHDAIAGVERKEDGRFEIFLHRVANEIVAEAVEHDCSHIVFEDLTDIRENVSQASWHHLWAFRRLYEYVEYKARAQDVEAVQVDPRNTSNRCSTCGFTHDDNRHGENFECQDCGYQNHADYNASKNIGLQYLRRRQNADAGGAPVDVRLNRGTLNVSGEYELPASSKA from the coding sequence GTGGAGTACCGTCGTACCGCCGTTATCAAGCTCGACACCCCCGAAGGTGCAGATACACTCCTTCGAGAGACAGTCGAGCAATTCAAATACTGCGCCAACACCGCGAGCGAGTGGTGCTGGCACGGCGACGACGGCTACCACGTCACTTCGAAAGCGAAGGCCGAACGCGCCCTGTACGACCAGCTCCGTGAGGACACGGAGCTAACCGCAAATCTCGTCCAGAAAGGGATTCGCCAAGCCGTCGAATCCGTCAAAAGCGGCGTCGAGCGGCTCAAAAACGACAAAGAATCATCTCGTCCGACGTTCACGGCGGATACCGCCGTTTACGACAAGCGAAGCGCCACCTTCCACCGTGACCACGTCTCGCTCTCAACACCGGACGGACGGATCGAGTGCGACTACATTCTGCCTGACGATGCCGAGACACCCCCGACAAAGTACGTCGCCAACGAGGAGTATGAGTTTCGGCGGGCGACACTCCATCGGCGTGACGGCGACTGGTATCTTCATGCGTCAATGCTCAAAGAGGAGGAGGACGGGGACGACACCGAACCCACCACCGGGCACAGAACAGTCCTCGGTGTGGACCTCGGTGTAAATCAACTCGCGGTTGCTTCGACCGGGCGGTTCTGGTCGGCAGACGAGTTCAACCACTGGAAACGAGAGTACGAAAAGCGACGTGGCGACCTCCAGCAGTGCGGGACACACGCGGCACACGACGCGATAGCAGGTGTCGAGCGGAAGGAGGACGGACGCTTCGAGATATTCCTGCATCGGGTCGCCAATGAGATCGTGGCTGAAGCCGTCGAACACGATTGTTCGCATATCGTGTTCGAGGATTTGACGGACATTCGTGAGAACGTGTCACAGGCGTCGTGGCACCATCTGTGGGCGTTCCGCCGCCTCTACGAGTACGTCGAATACAAAGCCAGAGCGCAGGACGTTGAAGCTGTTCAGGTGGACCCACGGAACACGTCAAACCGGTGTTCGACCTGTGGGTTTACCCACGACGACAACCGCCACGGCGAGAACTTCGAGTGTCAGGATTGTGGCTACCAGAACCACGCCGACTACAACGCTTCAAAGAACATCGGCTTGCAGTATCTCCGGCGTCGGCAAAACGCAGACGCCGGAGGCGCACCCGTAGACGTGCGCTTGAATCGCGGGACACTGAACGTGAGTGGAGAGTACGAGCTTCCCGCCTCATCCAAGGCGTAG
- a CDS encoding PAS domain-containing protein — MSGEYREQVYDAFADRSLTAETAIDRALEAGRERLEVGIGFLTCVEDGTQTIERSVGSHDAIAPGNRCPLDEAYCRRTVETEGLTSVQNASASDLVDEVAYDRFGLGCYIGGKVLVDGSVYGTLCFADEATRDRSFSEAEQLFVELVARLTGSAIERQRWDRTRRDRIERLDEERRRFEGIADASSDIIYRIGSDGRFTYVSAAVEHVLGYEPSALVGEPLETLVAADDRDRITDVLENVFERHPVRNMQLDLLAADGERVPVEVNSTVISPADGEFVVQGVARDVSEREDRTTELRLKNSAVDAARVGITIVDVRQEDDPVVYANDAFQELTGYDTETILGANCRILQGSGTAEEPVARLREAIADREPASVELLNYRASETPFWNRVSITPVTDDAGEVTHFVGFQQDVTAGKRTTRLIEVLNRVLRHNLRNEMNAVRGYVDLIESGDATAAHADRIREATDELVNLSDRARELESYATADRAPERIATASLLTRVADEYRAVDDVTIAVDAVDDVSDVCAGPEIERAVRELVDNAICHDSDPPTEVTLDARDVGEWVELTVVDDGPGIPADEAAVIESGRETPLEHGTGLGLWLVNWIATRYGGSFQTEATDDGTVATVRLPAIAADESVEDAAKPPTTLFR; from the coding sequence ATGAGCGGCGAGTACCGTGAACAGGTATACGACGCCTTCGCCGACCGAAGCCTCACGGCGGAGACGGCGATAGACAGGGCGCTGGAAGCCGGCAGGGAGCGGCTGGAGGTCGGAATCGGCTTCCTCACCTGCGTCGAGGACGGCACCCAGACCATCGAGCGGTCGGTCGGCTCGCACGACGCGATCGCTCCCGGCAACCGCTGTCCGCTCGACGAGGCGTACTGTCGGCGGACCGTGGAGACGGAGGGATTGACGAGCGTCCAGAACGCGTCGGCGTCGGACCTCGTCGATGAGGTGGCGTACGACCGGTTCGGGCTGGGCTGTTACATCGGTGGGAAGGTGCTGGTCGACGGGTCGGTGTACGGAACGCTCTGCTTCGCCGACGAGGCGACGCGGGACCGGTCGTTCTCGGAGGCCGAACAGCTGTTCGTCGAACTGGTCGCCCGGCTGACCGGGAGCGCGATCGAGCGCCAGCGGTGGGACCGGACGCGCCGCGACCGGATCGAGCGCCTCGACGAGGAGCGCCGTCGCTTCGAGGGGATCGCCGACGCGAGCTCCGACATCATCTACCGGATCGGCTCGGACGGACGGTTCACCTACGTCTCCGCGGCGGTCGAACACGTGCTCGGCTACGAGCCGTCGGCGCTGGTCGGTGAGCCGCTGGAAACGCTCGTGGCGGCGGACGACCGCGACCGGATCACCGACGTGCTGGAGAACGTGTTCGAACGGCATCCGGTCAGGAACATGCAACTCGACCTGCTGGCTGCCGACGGCGAACGCGTCCCGGTGGAAGTCAACTCGACCGTCATCTCCCCGGCCGACGGGGAGTTCGTGGTTCAGGGGGTCGCACGCGACGTGAGCGAGCGGGAGGACCGGACGACCGAACTCCGCCTGAAAAACAGCGCGGTCGACGCCGCCCGCGTCGGCATCACCATCGTCGACGTGCGGCAAGAGGACGACCCGGTTGTGTACGCCAACGACGCGTTTCAGGAGCTGACGGGGTACGACACCGAGACGATCCTCGGGGCGAACTGCCGGATCCTGCAGGGGAGCGGGACGGCCGAGGAGCCGGTGGCCAGACTGCGTGAGGCTATCGCCGACCGGGAGCCGGCGAGCGTTGAACTGCTGAACTACCGGGCGAGCGAGACCCCGTTCTGGAACAGGGTGTCGATCACGCCGGTCACCGACGACGCCGGTGAAGTCACGCATTTCGTCGGATTCCAGCAGGACGTGACCGCCGGGAAGCGGACGACGCGGCTCATCGAGGTGCTGAACCGCGTGCTCAGACACAACCTCCGCAACGAGATGAACGCCGTCCGGGGGTACGTTGACCTCATCGAGTCCGGCGACGCCACGGCGGCCCACGCCGACCGGATCCGGGAGGCGACGGACGAACTGGTGAACCTGAGCGATCGTGCACGTGAACTTGAGTCGTACGCGACCGCCGACCGCGCCCCCGAACGCATCGCCACCGCGTCGCTGCTGACCAGGGTCGCCGACGAGTACCGTGCCGTGGACGACGTGACCATCGCGGTCGACGCCGTGGACGACGTGTCCGACGTCTGTGCCGGGCCGGAGATAGAGCGTGCCGTCCGGGAACTCGTCGACAACGCGATCTGTCACGACTCCGACCCGCCGACCGAGGTAACCCTCGACGCACGCGACGTCGGCGAGTGGGTCGAACTGACGGTCGTCGACGACGGTCCGGGCATCCCGGCGGACGAGGCGGCGGTCATCGAGAGCGGCCGCGAGACCCCGCTGGAGCACGGGACGGGGCTCGGCCTGTGGCTCGTCAACTGGATCGCCACCAGATACGGCGGGTCGTTCCAGACCGAGGCGACCGACGACGGGACCGTCGCGACGGTCCGGCTGCCGGCGATCGCCGCCGACGAATCAGTCGAGGACGCCGCGAAGCCGCCGACGACGCTGTTCCGATAG
- a CDS encoding CARDB domain-containing protein: MGGSSHADDRLVSLVLATIAVAGALAALPAAGAVGAPGPADGQERDAPPDVDTYAVTQGGNCVEVTPFGDDTESVAAFYEYGLHTGLYSSQGTREYQEFDESQLFLYDGSEGGSVVFVHGEAGSGVGGGVATMRLSGVSPAGEWAVRDDNYTTRMDNFTHDGTSARADWWWGSNRTDGGAFRGLERGDYEAVTVDPAFNQAAPYWTLDTPTTINDWLLRSADGRTIQLSKTTPVTIRPGTCSGASTHVTANGTDGFAATVRNATAANGTTFRPALSSDAGVGVDRVAVDHGDGSWFQFGLNRTNASAAADTALPADPLFAVTPESDALDDGGLDGVEYTFAVDRDRLADRPVHPGDLALFQYRDGEWRRLDRDLERRGGEVLLRTTDAEGTAPVAVGALQPSIRVTDLSLSADTASPGEDVEITATVTNDGEGNGTYVARLTMFDQTVDRRSVRVPPGADRRVTFTRSVASPGTYTVTVDDARTELVVEGSGGVADLPSDSSVPPTLIVGAVLAVAVAAVVGYRAR, from the coding sequence ATGGGGGGATCCAGCCACGCCGACGACCGACTCGTATCGCTCGTCCTCGCGACCATCGCCGTCGCGGGGGCGCTGGCGGCGCTCCCGGCGGCCGGCGCGGTCGGCGCGCCCGGCCCGGCCGACGGACAGGAGCGCGACGCGCCGCCCGACGTCGACACCTACGCCGTCACCCAGGGGGGCAACTGCGTCGAGGTGACGCCGTTCGGCGACGACACCGAGAGCGTCGCGGCGTTCTACGAGTACGGGCTCCACACCGGGCTGTACAGCTCACAGGGGACCCGCGAGTACCAGGAGTTCGACGAGAGCCAGCTGTTCCTCTACGACGGTAGCGAGGGCGGCAGCGTCGTCTTCGTCCACGGCGAGGCCGGCAGCGGGGTCGGCGGCGGCGTCGCGACGATGCGGCTCTCCGGCGTCTCGCCGGCGGGCGAGTGGGCCGTCAGGGACGACAACTACACCACCCGGATGGACAACTTCACGCACGACGGCACGTCGGCCCGGGCCGACTGGTGGTGGGGGAGCAACCGGACGGACGGCGGCGCGTTCCGCGGGCTGGAACGCGGCGACTACGAGGCGGTCACCGTCGACCCGGCGTTCAATCAGGCGGCACCCTACTGGACGCTCGACACGCCGACGACGATAAACGACTGGCTGCTCCGGAGCGCCGACGGGCGGACGATCCAGTTGTCGAAAACCACCCCGGTGACGATACGGCCCGGGACGTGCAGCGGCGCATCGACCCACGTCACGGCCAACGGGACCGACGGCTTCGCCGCGACGGTTCGCAACGCTACGGCGGCCAACGGGACGACGTTTCGCCCCGCGCTGTCGTCTGACGCCGGCGTCGGCGTCGACCGGGTCGCCGTCGACCACGGCGACGGCTCGTGGTTCCAGTTCGGCCTGAACCGGACCAACGCGAGCGCGGCGGCCGACACGGCGCTCCCGGCCGATCCGCTGTTCGCGGTCACGCCGGAGAGCGACGCCCTCGACGACGGCGGCCTCGACGGCGTCGAGTACACGTTCGCCGTCGACCGCGACCGGCTCGCCGACCGGCCGGTCCACCCGGGCGACCTCGCCCTGTTCCAGTACCGCGACGGCGAGTGGCGACGACTCGACCGCGACCTGGAGCGTCGCGGCGGGGAGGTGCTGCTCCGCACGACCGACGCAGAGGGGACAGCGCCCGTCGCGGTCGGCGCGCTCCAGCCGTCGATCCGGGTGACCGACCTGTCGCTGTCGGCCGACACGGCGTCCCCCGGGGAGGACGTGGAGATCACGGCAACGGTGACGAACGACGGCGAGGGCAACGGGACCTACGTGGCACGGCTCACCATGTTCGACCAGACGGTCGACCGGCGGTCGGTTCGGGTCCCGCCCGGTGCGGACCGGCGCGTGACGTTCACCCGATCCGTGGCGTCGCCGGGAACGTACACCGTCACGGTCGACGACGCCCGGACCGAACTCGTCGTCGAGGGAAGCGGCGGCGTGGCGGACCTGCCCTCCGACAGCTCAGTCCCGCCGACCCTGATCGTCGGCGCGGTCCTCGCCGTCGCCGTCGCCGCGGTCGTCGGCTACCGCGCCCGGTGA
- a CDS encoding cob(I)yrinic acid a,c-diamide adenosyltransferase, giving the protein MTRDDATDTVDAQPIEPSAPDSFGLVQVFWGDGKGKSTAAMGMGFRAAGHGYRVHMVQLMKGGTSTVEDVRGEYNAIAELPRYSFENSGHYGWHGFGTSDDDEHEARAKGGLARARELVDDPVIDGERVHMLIVDEILYAANRGLVDPGDVVDLIERKPDDLELVLTGGHEHPDYVVDHADLVTEIGKEKHPIDAGQPARKGTEY; this is encoded by the coding sequence ATGACACGAGACGACGCAACCGACACGGTCGACGCACAGCCGATCGAACCGTCCGCCCCCGATTCGTTCGGGCTGGTCCAGGTCTTCTGGGGCGACGGCAAGGGCAAGAGCACCGCGGCGATGGGCATGGGGTTCCGGGCGGCCGGCCACGGCTACCGGGTCCACATGGTCCAGCTGATGAAAGGCGGGACGAGCACCGTCGAGGACGTGCGCGGCGAGTACAACGCGATCGCCGAGCTGCCGCGGTACTCCTTCGAGAACAGCGGCCACTACGGCTGGCACGGCTTCGGCACCAGCGACGACGACGAACACGAGGCCCGCGCGAAGGGCGGTCTCGCCCGGGCACGGGAACTGGTCGACGACCCCGTCATCGACGGCGAGCGCGTCCACATGCTGATCGTCGACGAGATCCTGTACGCGGCGAACCGGGGCCTCGTCGACCCGGGGGACGTGGTCGACCTGATCGAGCGCAAGCCCGACGACCTCGAACTCGTGCTGACGGGCGGCCACGAGCATCCGGACTACGTCGTCGACCACGCGGACCTGGTGACGGAGATAGGGAAGGAGAAACACCCCATCGACGCCGGGCAACCGGCCCGGAAGGGAACCGAGTACTGA